TCGGCGCAAGCGCGGACGACTTCATGGGATTCACCGTCGCCGAGGCGGGGACGTTCCTGGCCAGCGGCCACCCCGCCACCGGAACCGGCGGCCCCGCCAACCTCGGCCTGATCGAGAGCACCGACTCCGGCAAGACCTGGAAGACCCGCTCCCTGTCCGGCGAGGTCGACTTCCACGCCCTCGAGTACGCCCACGGCACCGTCTACGGCTACGACAGCACCAACGCGCTGCTGCGTGTCAGCAAGGACGGAACGGCCTGGGACGACCGCGCCCGCCTCCAGGCACTGGACATCGCCGTCAGCCCGGACAGCCCGGACACGGTCCTCGCCACCACCGTCGACGGCGTCGCACAGAGCACCGACGGCGGAAGGACCTTCGCCAAGGGCCGGCAGCCGGCTATGGCGTTCCTCTCATGGCCGGAGTCCGGGGCTCTGTACGGGATCGACGACGCGGGCGGGCTCAGCCGCAGCGGCGACGGTGGCGCCACCTGGCAGCAGGCGGGCACCGTTCCCGGCGGACAGGCCCAGGCACTCACCGCGGTCGACGACCGGCACGTCCTCGCCGCCACACAGAGCGGCGTCTACGAGTCCCGGGACGGCGGAAGGACGTTCACCCAGCGGTTCACGGTCGAGGCCGGCGACGGCCACTGACCCACACGGCCGGAAGGCTCCGCCGGAGCCGGTGCCGTGGGGCACTGCTCCGGCGGGGGCCTCGTCTCGGCCCGGCGGCGCCGGACGACGCGTACGGACAGCCGACGCGCACCCCGGCTCCGCCCAGGGGCCCGAGGCCCGCCACCGGCAGCGTTCGCCGTTGGGCGTTCCGGCAATCCGCGGCGCGCCAACGCAGTGCGCGGGCACGCCCCACCGCGCCGCCGGGTTCGCCGTTGACGTCGCGCCCGGGCCTCAGGCGGACCCTCGTGCGGACCACCAGCCGGTGAGGCGGCGGGCTACCAGAACGGTTGCGGCCGGCTCGTTCACGGCCTGCGTTTCGCAGCGTGCCGGGGTCGAAACCGCCGGGCGGGGCGATGAGTGCCACGTCGGCGTGCATGTTCTCCGCGTACCGCTCCTTGGCCATGGCGACCTCGGTGGTGCCCATGCAGAGGTCGGCGCAGCTGATGCCGGTGAGCAGCATGACGGGAGTGATCAAGCCCGGACCACGGCTCGTCCAGGACAAGCAGCCCGGGTTCCACCAGGAAGGCCTGGGCCGGCGCGACCTTCTGCGCGTTGCCCTTCGACAGGCTCCGAAGGGGGCGTGCTTGCCGCCCACCAGCGCGAGTCGGTCCAGTAGCCGACCGGCCCGCGCCGAGGCGACCGAGGTGGTCAGCCCGCGGACACGGCCCATGTGCGTCAGGTACGCCGCGGCCGACATGCGTTCGTCGGGGGAGAACCGGTCCGGGACGTACCCGACAACGGGCGGCCGGGCGGCCACCCTGTACGGGGGGCCGCCCAGCCGGTCGCCGGTGGTGGGGGTGGGGTTGCCGGGGAGGGGTGGTCAGGCCGCGGTGGTCTGTTCGGCGGGGGCCGGTTCGCGGGTGCGTTCCGCCCAGCGCACGACGTACGGCATGATCAGTCCGACGACCACGAAGACGGCGCCCATCACCAGCCATCCGGGGGCGCCCCAGGTGATGCAGAGCAGGCCCAGGACGGAGGGCGCCGCGGCGCTCGCGAAGCCGTGGCCGAGGCCGGACAGACCCGAGTACTGCCCCTGCGCGTGGCGTGGCGCGAGTCCGAAGCTCAGCTCGAACGAGGCGGCCGCGTGCCAGAGTTCACCGACCGTGTGGACCGCCACGCCCGTGACGATCACCACGGCGGCCAGCTTCCCCGACATCTCGCCCGTCGTCGCGATCAGCGCCATGCCCAGCAGGAAGGCGAGGCTGGCGCGGCGGACCGCCCGGGTGGCCGCCGTGTTGGTGTCGATGCCCCGGCTCGCCCGCACCTGGAAGCACACCACCAACATGGTGTTGACCAGCACGCACACGGAGACCAGCCAGCGCGGCGCGCTGCTCTCCTCCACGATCCACAGCGGCAGCGCGAACACCAGCACATAGCCCTGGAGGGACAGGATCCCGTCCAGCGCGGTGACCGTCACGAACGGGGTGTCCCGCAGCGCGATCCAGCGCCCCTGCCGTTCCGGCGCCTTGACGGGCGGGAGGGACGGCAGCCGGGAGATCACGGCGGCGCAGGCCACGAACGTCAGGGCGTTGCCCAGTACGAGGGCCAGATACGCGGCCCGGGTGTCCAACTGCACGGCGATGCCCGCCGCGACGCCGCCACTGGCGCCCGCGAGGTTGCTGAGCGCCCGCATGTAGGACCGGAACTTGGTCGGGTTGGGACCGGCGAAGCCGCGTACCAGCGGTCCGCGCGCCGCCTGGCTGGCCGAGCTGGCGAGCTGGATCACGCAGACGACGATGACGAACAGCCAGAACGTGTGGACGAACACCAGCGCGGCCATCGCCACGGCTTCCACACAGATGGTGATCAGGTAGGTCTCGCGCGGGCCCCGCCGGTCGGCGAGGTGCCCGACCGGGACCCCTGAGAGCAGACCGGCCAGGGCGGCTATGCCCATGCCGAGGCCGACCTGCGTCACGGACAGACCCACCGACCGGGTGAAGTAGAGCGCGGCACCGATCATGAACAGGCCGTTGCCGATCTCGTTCACGAAGGTGGCGAGGGCCAGGGTCCGCTTGGGGCCGCGCTCGGGGATCAGGCCCCGGGCGACCAGGCGGGACCCCACTCGTGACGAGCCCTCGGCCGACGTGTCGTCGGATGGCT
The genomic region above belongs to Streptomyces marianii and contains:
- a CDS encoding F510_1955 family glycosylhydrolase, which produces MKLSIPHRPLAATAALALGLVLTACAGDSDTGTGTGTAAGETSASLHGHVHGLGTDPADGRLYVATHEGVFTPGKDGAAERVGASADDFMGFTVAEAGTFLASGHPATGTGGPANLGLIESTDSGKTWKTRSLSGEVDFHALEYAHGTVYGYDSTNALLRVSKDGTAWDDRARLQALDIAVSPDSPDTVLATTVDGVAQSTDGGRTFAKGRQPAMAFLSWPESGALYGIDDAGGLSRSGDGGATWQQAGTVPGGQAQALTAVDDRHVLAATQSGVYESRDGGRTFTQRFTVEAGDGH
- a CDS encoding MFS transporter: MEKNSEPSDDTSAEGSSRVGSRLVARGLIPERGPKRTLALATFVNEIGNGLFMIGAALYFTRSVGLSVTQVGLGMGIAALAGLLSGVPVGHLADRRGPRETYLITICVEAVAMAALVFVHTFWLFVIVVCVIQLASSASQAARGPLVRGFAGPNPTKFRSYMRALSNLAGASGGVAAGIAVQLDTRAAYLALVLGNALTFVACAAVISRLPSLPPVKAPERQGRWIALRDTPFVTVTALDGILSLQGYVLVFALPLWIVEESSAPRWLVSVCVLVNTMLVVCFQVRASRGIDTNTAATRAVRRASLAFLLGMALIATTGEMSGKLAAVVIVTGVAVHTVGELWHAAASFELSFGLAPRHAQGQYSGLSGLGHGFASAAAPSVLGLLCITWGAPGWLVMGAVFVVVGLIMPYVVRWAERTREPAPAEQTTAA